Proteins found in one Choristoneura fumiferana chromosome 16, NRCan_CFum_1, whole genome shotgun sequence genomic segment:
- the Dark gene encoding death-associated APAF1-related killer isoform X2, with protein sequence MKTWNIFLTCFQTDIGSTDDNVLKQSLASDCRDLAVANRGERTRYLLDVIAQNGDNNAYQAFVDSLFKDYHWLWEKLNVEYNEPMFNSSFEDSLSRGDVPRLPEHYVQRTVLEQEVVSKLEQLTRHKILALHGMPGSGKTSVALGALRYNPDLINTTFNGAVFWLNFGNCKTQDDIVSQQNKLYRKASSMYMHNSYMNSSISMSSIGSNADSQSLSSYDWTWQELRDKLKSQFAENTLKESLLVLDEVNEKKHLEAFDIGCKILITTRDTDVVDKFQAQIIKIGNHFLEKESLELFASCLDVETNKLPRQAKKMHDICKGNPFSIAMLGAILAENKQRLIHDPSRWSYYVNKLQKKDFLFLPRNDNPIKVCINALDSTTLQLFKMLAVLPDNAKFSAKVIGRLWNKDVSEVETIMKQLRKKCLIIEDYIYDQKNYVYEIHDLIMDCLRTSVGDEEMKKLHADFLKRYHYDNINTTPVEIVDDGYIAFYIGYHIHNSKNANNKCSLFNKLYLDLKFLGNKVKLTGPADVILDLQKYEDFIVVDDLDKDLLYAMKAFLSTHGIDLYRYPYTDLVQSILQHESKGILYSKATAVAAENCAKNELYFEFLHEQNVEEVKHSTIDVKESIRCVCFLGDYVLVGTLSGSIKVFNISTNNLKKELAGNGSPIKWIGACPVNPPIVAALSFEGVIKMWYIDDVEQDETDRIAEEDSEESFNNNYPSSLAINPKTGPFINCRWANEAEILIAHTSKMVILYDPSGKPIQSFTDLVDRDRDILCCVPSNDDRYLIIATSNNKHYVEVVDTITKEKVLSFEESDTVLDILTVPGTNRIIILMHNEVLEHELELNGRSQNFNILCRSRSVIASELVKSDLSFLSIAVNKAGSLLFVSTDDSRVICIDLKTQSRIFDLENRRGDVISMSVSEVWYDFMPGSDVLLTGTGTVENSAKVWHLDPSYVSQNTQKNGKVRLTTRFDVSFVETQSPHTPSNTNGGAQSSTNTPKRIKSFVTHGEVEKKKPIVSTMSLDRHTMKPCLALNLKGICNVNNDGASQPLLAVVDDKHNIQIMRGRKLLTEIITKADDRISALKISPCNQYIIYGMTSGYVKKYTLRSKETKVILDVTSTVQYLNFVNPNLLIAAGKNRCLMAYRLTDDGTWRSEMLQKGNSHLGSQEILNDIQGIKKKNGQSDKLSNASSDSSLSSRERTFPVGDNRGCLSESTLVNCFWIPDRGLMTVEYNATVKLWDQTFLSKLPGVLNGRQVDIHVTCAAFKRNILVLCDDYNKKFHTFELKDGDQIVLQTIQEYKLNNKITSCDLTSDGTVLAMGLHSGEVVLWNVQGKRQLRLLKHHKAKVQWCAFSPLPDRLFRSSALNSPVSPQASDDNQPPLVLVTMATEIVWWNITYLMKTRPSKSIWRLDLANVVSPLLSPVQPRTDLPTAVQNMNLGSTTNFFFREGVPGAHDCWKELWKAKTYKEGSKRKEILACIKLSGMNAKKLCFDDKFSCFVTVDNPGHTHIMKVMSNT encoded by the exons GCCAACCGTGGCGAGCGCACTCGATACCTCCTTGACGTGATAGCACAGAATGGCGACAACAATGCTTACCAGGCGTTCGTAGACAGCCTCTTTAAGGATTACCACTGGCTGTGGGAGAAGCTCAATGTGGAATACAACGAGCCAATGTTCAACAGCAGTTTTGAGGATAGCCTCAGCAGGGGCGACGTGCCGAGGCTGCCAGAACATTATGTGCAGAGAACTGTCTTG GAACAGGAGGTAGTATCGAAGTTAGAGCAACTAACACGCCACAAAATCCTAGCTCTCCATGGAATGCCGGGTTCCGGTAAGACTTCGGTGGCACTCGGGGCGTTGCGTTACAACCCAGATCTCATCAATACCACCTTTAACGGCGCTGTGTTTTGGCTCAATTTCGGTAACTGCAAAACCCAGGACGACATTGTCAGTCAACAAAACAA ACTATACCGGAAAGCGTCATCAATGTATATGCACAATTCGTACATGAATTCGTCAATATCTATGTCAAGTATTGGGTCCAATGCCGACAGCCAATCTCTTTCCAGCTACGATTGGACCTGGCAAGAATTACGAGACAAACTTAAGTCACAATTCGCTGAAAATACTCTCAAAGAATCCCTACTAGTGCTAGACGAAGTCAACGAAAAGAAACACCTCGAAGCATTCGATATAGGGTgcaaaatactaataactacTAGAGATACCGATGTGGTTGATAAATTTCAAGCTCAAATTATCAAG ATAGGAAACCACTTCCTAGAAAAAGAATCTCTAGAACTATTCGCTTCCTGCTTAGATGTTGAAACGAACAAACTGCCGCGACAAGCCAAGAAAATGCACGATATATGCAAAGGCAATCCCTTCTCTATAGCGATGCTGGGTGCCATACTGGCAGAAAACAAACAGCGATTGATTCATGATCCAAGTCGGTGGTCTTATTACGTGAACAAATTGCAGAAAAAGGATTTCTTATT tttgccGAGAAATGATAATCCCATCAAAGTTTGCATAAACGCCCTCGACTCTACCACGCTACAGCTTTTCAAAATGCTCGCAGTGCTACCCGACAATGCTAAATTCTCGGCAAAAGTCATCGGCCGTTTGTGGAACAAAGATGTATCCGAAGTGGAGACGATCATGAAACAACTTAGAAAGAAGTGCCTGATTATAGAAGACTATATTTACGATCAAAAGAACTACGTATATGAGATCCACGACTTAATAATGGATTGTCTCAGAACGTCAGTAGGTGATGAGGAAATGAAAAAACTTCACGCTGACTTTTTGAAAAGATATCATTACGACAATATCAATACTACGCCTGTCGAGATTGTGGATGATGGCTACATAGCATTTTACATAGGCTATCATATACACAATTCTAAAAATGCAAACAACAAGTGTAGCTTGTTCAACAAGCTATATTTGGACTTGAAATTTTTGGGAAACAAAGTAAAGTTAACCGGGCCTGCTGATGTCATATTAGATCTACAAAAGTATGAAGATTTCATTGTTGTGGAC GACCTGGATAAAGACTTGTTGTATGCTATGAAAGCGTTCCTCAGCACACACGGCATAGATCTGTACCGCTATCCGTACACGGATCTAGTGCAAAGTATATTGCAGCACGAGTCGAAAGGCATACTGTACAGCAAAGCGACCGCAGTTGCTGCTGAGAATTGTGCCAAGAATGAGCTCTATTTCGAGTTCct gcaTGAACAAAACGTAGAAGAAGTTAAACACTCTACTATAGATGTAAAGGAGAGTATTAGATGTGTATGTTTTCTCGGGGACTACGTTCTTGTTGGCACACTGTCCGGATCTATTAAG GTGTTTAACATATCCACAAATAACTTGAAAAAAGAGCTGGCAGGCAACGGATCCCCTATAAAGTGGATAGGGGCGTGCCCGGTCAACCCGCCAATCGTCGCTGCGCTCTCCTTCGAAGGCGTCATCAAGATGTGGTACATCGACGACGTAGAACAAGACGAGACCGACAGAATTGCAGAAGAAG ACTCTGAAGAGTCATTCAACAACAACTACCCAAGTAGTCTCGCCATTAACCCTAAAACGGGACCATTCATCAACTGCCGGTGGGCCAACGAAGCTGAAATTCTCATTGCACATACTTCAAAAATGGTCATTCTGTACGATCCCAGTGGAAAACCAATACAAAGCTTCACAGATTTGGTAGATAGAGACCGCGACATCTTGTGCTGTGTACCGAGCAACGACGACAGATATTTGATCATTGCGACTAGCAACAACAAGCACTATGTGGAAGTCGTCGATACCATTACTAAAGAGAAAGTCTTGTCGTTCGAGGAAAGTGATACTGTGTTAGACATCCTTACTGTGCCAG GCACCAACAGAATAATCATACTAATGCACAACGAAGTACTAGAACACGAGTTGGAACTCAACGGTCGTTCCCAAAACTTCAACATACTGTGCCGCAGCCGATCCGTCATCGCAAGCGAACTCGTCAAGAGTGATCTATCATTTTTATCGATCGCCGTTAACAAGGCCGGATCACTGTTGTTCGTTTCCACCGACGATAGCAGAGTCATTTGCATCGACCTCAAAACTCAATCGAGGATATTTGATCTAGAGAATCGTAGAGG cGATGTAATTTCAATGAGCGTGAGCGAGGTGTGGTACGACTTTATGCCGGGCTCCGACGTGCTCCTAACTGGCACGGGAACTGTGGAGAATTCCGCTAAAGTTTGGCATTTAGACCCATCCTATGTGTCACAGAATACACAGAAAAATGG CAAGGTGCGTCTAACCACAAGATTCGACGTTAGTTTCGTCGAGACGCAATCACCGCACACGCCTTCAAACACCAATGGCGGCGCTCAAAGCTCAACTAACACGCCGAAGCGTATCAAGTCCTTCGTCACCCACGGCGAAGTGGAGAAGAAGAAGCCGATAGTGTCCACCATGAGTCTGGACAGGCACACCATGAAGCCGTGTCTGGCGTTGAACCTGAAGGGCATCTGCAACGTAAACAACGACGGCGCCAGCCAGCCCCTGTTGGCTGTGGTCGATGACAAACACAATATACAG ATTATGCGCGGAAGAAAGCTACTCACAGAAATCATAACGAAAGCGGACGACAGAATATCTGCCCTAAAAATTTCACCATGCAACCAATATATCATTTATGGTATGACATCGGGCTATGTCAAGAAATATACTCTTCGGTCCAAAGAAACCAAAGTCATTCTAGACGTTACTAGTACAGTCCAGTATCTTAACTTCGTTAACCCGAATTTACTAATCGCTGCGGGTAAGAACCGATGCTTGATGGCATACAGACTCACTGATGATGGGACGTGGAGGTCCGAAATGCTGCAGAAAGGAAACAGCCATCTAGGTTCCCAGGAAATATTGAATGATATACAAG GTATAAAAAAGAAGAACGGGCAATCAGACAAGTTGTCAAACGCTAGTAGCGACAGCAGCCTCAGTTCCCGAGAGCGCACCTTCCCAGTCGGTGACAACAGAGGTTGCTTGAGTGAGAGCACTCTCGTAAATTGCTTTTGGATACCCGACAGGGGGCTCATGACTGTGGAGTATAATGCTACAGTGAAACTATGGGACCAGACCTTCTTGTCCAAGTTGCCTGGCGTTCTGAACGGGAGACAAGTCGATATCCATGTCACTTGCGCTGCGTTCAAAAGGAACATACTAGTGCTGTGCGACGATTATAATAAGAAATTTCAT ACGTTCGAGTTGAAAGACGGTGATCAAATAGTGCTCCAAACCATTCAGGAGTACAAACTTAATAATAAGATAACTTCCTGTGATCTCACTTCTGATGGAACTGTTCTGGCCATGGGTCTCCACTCCGGCGAAGTTGTG CTGTGGAACGTCCAAGGCAAGCGTCAACTGCGTCTCCTAAAGCACCACAAAGCGAAGGTTCAATGGTGCGCTTTCTCCCCCCTCCCCGACCGTCTGTTCCGCAGTTCGGCGCTCAATTCTCCCGTCTCGCCGCAAGCGAGCGATGACAACCAACCCCCACTGGTACTGGTTACTATGGCTACAGAGATTGTATGGTGGAACATCACGTATTTGATGAAGACGCGTCCTAGCAAGAGTATTTGGAG ATTGGACTTGGCGAATGTGGTGTCTCCTTTATTGAGCCCAGTCCAGCCCCGCACCGACCTTCCTACCGCCGTTCAGAATATGAACCTCGGCTCCACCACCAACTTCTTCTTCCGGGAAGGCGTGCCTGGAGCCCATGACTGCTGGAAGGAGTTGTGGAAAGCCAAAAC ATATAAGGAAGGAtctaaaagaaaagaaatactAGCATGCATTAAGTTGTCAGGTATGAATGCCAAAAAGCTGTGTTTTGACGACAAATTCTCCTGTTTCGTTACCGTGGACAACCCTGGTCACACGCACATCATGAAAGTTATGTCGAACACGTAG
- the Dark gene encoding death-associated APAF1-related killer isoform X1, which translates to MDNKNRVRLQHHQQDIVKDLDITYIIDELFMKKVITDENLEYISNLANRGERTRYLLDVIAQNGDNNAYQAFVDSLFKDYHWLWEKLNVEYNEPMFNSSFEDSLSRGDVPRLPEHYVQRTVLEQEVVSKLEQLTRHKILALHGMPGSGKTSVALGALRYNPDLINTTFNGAVFWLNFGNCKTQDDIVSQQNKLYRKASSMYMHNSYMNSSISMSSIGSNADSQSLSSYDWTWQELRDKLKSQFAENTLKESLLVLDEVNEKKHLEAFDIGCKILITTRDTDVVDKFQAQIIKIGNHFLEKESLELFASCLDVETNKLPRQAKKMHDICKGNPFSIAMLGAILAENKQRLIHDPSRWSYYVNKLQKKDFLFLPRNDNPIKVCINALDSTTLQLFKMLAVLPDNAKFSAKVIGRLWNKDVSEVETIMKQLRKKCLIIEDYIYDQKNYVYEIHDLIMDCLRTSVGDEEMKKLHADFLKRYHYDNINTTPVEIVDDGYIAFYIGYHIHNSKNANNKCSLFNKLYLDLKFLGNKVKLTGPADVILDLQKYEDFIVVDDLDKDLLYAMKAFLSTHGIDLYRYPYTDLVQSILQHESKGILYSKATAVAAENCAKNELYFEFLHEQNVEEVKHSTIDVKESIRCVCFLGDYVLVGTLSGSIKVFNISTNNLKKELAGNGSPIKWIGACPVNPPIVAALSFEGVIKMWYIDDVEQDETDRIAEEDSEESFNNNYPSSLAINPKTGPFINCRWANEAEILIAHTSKMVILYDPSGKPIQSFTDLVDRDRDILCCVPSNDDRYLIIATSNNKHYVEVVDTITKEKVLSFEESDTVLDILTVPGTNRIIILMHNEVLEHELELNGRSQNFNILCRSRSVIASELVKSDLSFLSIAVNKAGSLLFVSTDDSRVICIDLKTQSRIFDLENRRGDVISMSVSEVWYDFMPGSDVLLTGTGTVENSAKVWHLDPSYVSQNTQKNGKVRLTTRFDVSFVETQSPHTPSNTNGGAQSSTNTPKRIKSFVTHGEVEKKKPIVSTMSLDRHTMKPCLALNLKGICNVNNDGASQPLLAVVDDKHNIQIMRGRKLLTEIITKADDRISALKISPCNQYIIYGMTSGYVKKYTLRSKETKVILDVTSTVQYLNFVNPNLLIAAGKNRCLMAYRLTDDGTWRSEMLQKGNSHLGSQEILNDIQGIKKKNGQSDKLSNASSDSSLSSRERTFPVGDNRGCLSESTLVNCFWIPDRGLMTVEYNATVKLWDQTFLSKLPGVLNGRQVDIHVTCAAFKRNILVLCDDYNKKFHTFELKDGDQIVLQTIQEYKLNNKITSCDLTSDGTVLAMGLHSGEVVLWNVQGKRQLRLLKHHKAKVQWCAFSPLPDRLFRSSALNSPVSPQASDDNQPPLVLVTMATEIVWWNITYLMKTRPSKSIWRLDLANVVSPLLSPVQPRTDLPTAVQNMNLGSTTNFFFREGVPGAHDCWKELWKAKTYKEGSKRKEILACIKLSGMNAKKLCFDDKFSCFVTVDNPGHTHIMKVMSNT; encoded by the exons GCCAACCGTGGCGAGCGCACTCGATACCTCCTTGACGTGATAGCACAGAATGGCGACAACAATGCTTACCAGGCGTTCGTAGACAGCCTCTTTAAGGATTACCACTGGCTGTGGGAGAAGCTCAATGTGGAATACAACGAGCCAATGTTCAACAGCAGTTTTGAGGATAGCCTCAGCAGGGGCGACGTGCCGAGGCTGCCAGAACATTATGTGCAGAGAACTGTCTTG GAACAGGAGGTAGTATCGAAGTTAGAGCAACTAACACGCCACAAAATCCTAGCTCTCCATGGAATGCCGGGTTCCGGTAAGACTTCGGTGGCACTCGGGGCGTTGCGTTACAACCCAGATCTCATCAATACCACCTTTAACGGCGCTGTGTTTTGGCTCAATTTCGGTAACTGCAAAACCCAGGACGACATTGTCAGTCAACAAAACAA ACTATACCGGAAAGCGTCATCAATGTATATGCACAATTCGTACATGAATTCGTCAATATCTATGTCAAGTATTGGGTCCAATGCCGACAGCCAATCTCTTTCCAGCTACGATTGGACCTGGCAAGAATTACGAGACAAACTTAAGTCACAATTCGCTGAAAATACTCTCAAAGAATCCCTACTAGTGCTAGACGAAGTCAACGAAAAGAAACACCTCGAAGCATTCGATATAGGGTgcaaaatactaataactacTAGAGATACCGATGTGGTTGATAAATTTCAAGCTCAAATTATCAAG ATAGGAAACCACTTCCTAGAAAAAGAATCTCTAGAACTATTCGCTTCCTGCTTAGATGTTGAAACGAACAAACTGCCGCGACAAGCCAAGAAAATGCACGATATATGCAAAGGCAATCCCTTCTCTATAGCGATGCTGGGTGCCATACTGGCAGAAAACAAACAGCGATTGATTCATGATCCAAGTCGGTGGTCTTATTACGTGAACAAATTGCAGAAAAAGGATTTCTTATT tttgccGAGAAATGATAATCCCATCAAAGTTTGCATAAACGCCCTCGACTCTACCACGCTACAGCTTTTCAAAATGCTCGCAGTGCTACCCGACAATGCTAAATTCTCGGCAAAAGTCATCGGCCGTTTGTGGAACAAAGATGTATCCGAAGTGGAGACGATCATGAAACAACTTAGAAAGAAGTGCCTGATTATAGAAGACTATATTTACGATCAAAAGAACTACGTATATGAGATCCACGACTTAATAATGGATTGTCTCAGAACGTCAGTAGGTGATGAGGAAATGAAAAAACTTCACGCTGACTTTTTGAAAAGATATCATTACGACAATATCAATACTACGCCTGTCGAGATTGTGGATGATGGCTACATAGCATTTTACATAGGCTATCATATACACAATTCTAAAAATGCAAACAACAAGTGTAGCTTGTTCAACAAGCTATATTTGGACTTGAAATTTTTGGGAAACAAAGTAAAGTTAACCGGGCCTGCTGATGTCATATTAGATCTACAAAAGTATGAAGATTTCATTGTTGTGGAC GACCTGGATAAAGACTTGTTGTATGCTATGAAAGCGTTCCTCAGCACACACGGCATAGATCTGTACCGCTATCCGTACACGGATCTAGTGCAAAGTATATTGCAGCACGAGTCGAAAGGCATACTGTACAGCAAAGCGACCGCAGTTGCTGCTGAGAATTGTGCCAAGAATGAGCTCTATTTCGAGTTCct gcaTGAACAAAACGTAGAAGAAGTTAAACACTCTACTATAGATGTAAAGGAGAGTATTAGATGTGTATGTTTTCTCGGGGACTACGTTCTTGTTGGCACACTGTCCGGATCTATTAAG GTGTTTAACATATCCACAAATAACTTGAAAAAAGAGCTGGCAGGCAACGGATCCCCTATAAAGTGGATAGGGGCGTGCCCGGTCAACCCGCCAATCGTCGCTGCGCTCTCCTTCGAAGGCGTCATCAAGATGTGGTACATCGACGACGTAGAACAAGACGAGACCGACAGAATTGCAGAAGAAG ACTCTGAAGAGTCATTCAACAACAACTACCCAAGTAGTCTCGCCATTAACCCTAAAACGGGACCATTCATCAACTGCCGGTGGGCCAACGAAGCTGAAATTCTCATTGCACATACTTCAAAAATGGTCATTCTGTACGATCCCAGTGGAAAACCAATACAAAGCTTCACAGATTTGGTAGATAGAGACCGCGACATCTTGTGCTGTGTACCGAGCAACGACGACAGATATTTGATCATTGCGACTAGCAACAACAAGCACTATGTGGAAGTCGTCGATACCATTACTAAAGAGAAAGTCTTGTCGTTCGAGGAAAGTGATACTGTGTTAGACATCCTTACTGTGCCAG GCACCAACAGAATAATCATACTAATGCACAACGAAGTACTAGAACACGAGTTGGAACTCAACGGTCGTTCCCAAAACTTCAACATACTGTGCCGCAGCCGATCCGTCATCGCAAGCGAACTCGTCAAGAGTGATCTATCATTTTTATCGATCGCCGTTAACAAGGCCGGATCACTGTTGTTCGTTTCCACCGACGATAGCAGAGTCATTTGCATCGACCTCAAAACTCAATCGAGGATATTTGATCTAGAGAATCGTAGAGG cGATGTAATTTCAATGAGCGTGAGCGAGGTGTGGTACGACTTTATGCCGGGCTCCGACGTGCTCCTAACTGGCACGGGAACTGTGGAGAATTCCGCTAAAGTTTGGCATTTAGACCCATCCTATGTGTCACAGAATACACAGAAAAATGG CAAGGTGCGTCTAACCACAAGATTCGACGTTAGTTTCGTCGAGACGCAATCACCGCACACGCCTTCAAACACCAATGGCGGCGCTCAAAGCTCAACTAACACGCCGAAGCGTATCAAGTCCTTCGTCACCCACGGCGAAGTGGAGAAGAAGAAGCCGATAGTGTCCACCATGAGTCTGGACAGGCACACCATGAAGCCGTGTCTGGCGTTGAACCTGAAGGGCATCTGCAACGTAAACAACGACGGCGCCAGCCAGCCCCTGTTGGCTGTGGTCGATGACAAACACAATATACAG ATTATGCGCGGAAGAAAGCTACTCACAGAAATCATAACGAAAGCGGACGACAGAATATCTGCCCTAAAAATTTCACCATGCAACCAATATATCATTTATGGTATGACATCGGGCTATGTCAAGAAATATACTCTTCGGTCCAAAGAAACCAAAGTCATTCTAGACGTTACTAGTACAGTCCAGTATCTTAACTTCGTTAACCCGAATTTACTAATCGCTGCGGGTAAGAACCGATGCTTGATGGCATACAGACTCACTGATGATGGGACGTGGAGGTCCGAAATGCTGCAGAAAGGAAACAGCCATCTAGGTTCCCAGGAAATATTGAATGATATACAAG GTATAAAAAAGAAGAACGGGCAATCAGACAAGTTGTCAAACGCTAGTAGCGACAGCAGCCTCAGTTCCCGAGAGCGCACCTTCCCAGTCGGTGACAACAGAGGTTGCTTGAGTGAGAGCACTCTCGTAAATTGCTTTTGGATACCCGACAGGGGGCTCATGACTGTGGAGTATAATGCTACAGTGAAACTATGGGACCAGACCTTCTTGTCCAAGTTGCCTGGCGTTCTGAACGGGAGACAAGTCGATATCCATGTCACTTGCGCTGCGTTCAAAAGGAACATACTAGTGCTGTGCGACGATTATAATAAGAAATTTCAT ACGTTCGAGTTGAAAGACGGTGATCAAATAGTGCTCCAAACCATTCAGGAGTACAAACTTAATAATAAGATAACTTCCTGTGATCTCACTTCTGATGGAACTGTTCTGGCCATGGGTCTCCACTCCGGCGAAGTTGTG CTGTGGAACGTCCAAGGCAAGCGTCAACTGCGTCTCCTAAAGCACCACAAAGCGAAGGTTCAATGGTGCGCTTTCTCCCCCCTCCCCGACCGTCTGTTCCGCAGTTCGGCGCTCAATTCTCCCGTCTCGCCGCAAGCGAGCGATGACAACCAACCCCCACTGGTACTGGTTACTATGGCTACAGAGATTGTATGGTGGAACATCACGTATTTGATGAAGACGCGTCCTAGCAAGAGTATTTGGAG ATTGGACTTGGCGAATGTGGTGTCTCCTTTATTGAGCCCAGTCCAGCCCCGCACCGACCTTCCTACCGCCGTTCAGAATATGAACCTCGGCTCCACCACCAACTTCTTCTTCCGGGAAGGCGTGCCTGGAGCCCATGACTGCTGGAAGGAGTTGTGGAAAGCCAAAAC ATATAAGGAAGGAtctaaaagaaaagaaatactAGCATGCATTAAGTTGTCAGGTATGAATGCCAAAAAGCTGTGTTTTGACGACAAATTCTCCTGTTTCGTTACCGTGGACAACCCTGGTCACACGCACATCATGAAAGTTATGTCGAACACGTAG